The Salinispora tropica CNB-440 genome has a window encoding:
- a CDS encoding erythromycin esterase family protein — translation MLVQRLGAPSDFDPLLERARDARIVMLGEATHGSHDYYRLRGELTRRLIAEGGFSFVAVEGDWPDCDRVHRSVTADPDAAVEPRAALERFERWPTWMWANAEVARFCRWLREWNGQRPEPERVGFHGLDVYSLWESMQAIFDYLGEEAPGTLDAAQDAYRCFEPYGRRIEEYGAASRFVSARCEDEVVCLLARIREHAASDGADAFSAWQNAEVVTGAERYYRAMVGGGPESWNVRDHHMADTLDRLLDRYGPGARGVVWAHNTHIGDARATDMAADGMVNLGQLARDRYGRDDVVLVGFGSHRGTVVAAPHWGSPAEKMIVPPAREGSVERRLHDLLPEQAVLVFGGADQPDWVTEPLDHRAIGVVYNPSSESWGNYQPTRLGERYDGFVWCDEATALDPLPARGARGELETYPAGV, via the coding sequence ATGCTGGTTCAGCGGCTCGGCGCCCCGAGTGACTTCGACCCGTTGCTGGAGCGCGCCCGGGACGCCCGGATCGTGATGCTCGGGGAGGCGACCCACGGCAGCCATGACTACTACCGGCTGCGCGGGGAGCTGACCCGGCGGTTGATCGCCGAGGGGGGCTTCTCGTTCGTCGCGGTCGAGGGGGACTGGCCGGACTGCGACCGGGTGCATCGCTCGGTCACGGCCGACCCCGACGCCGCGGTCGAACCGCGGGCCGCCCTCGAGCGGTTCGAGCGGTGGCCCACCTGGATGTGGGCGAACGCGGAGGTGGCCCGCTTCTGCCGCTGGCTACGGGAGTGGAACGGGCAACGGCCCGAACCGGAACGGGTGGGCTTCCACGGGTTGGACGTCTACAGCCTCTGGGAGTCGATGCAGGCCATCTTCGACTACCTGGGGGAGGAGGCACCGGGGACACTGGACGCGGCGCAGGACGCCTACCGGTGCTTCGAGCCGTACGGACGGCGAATCGAGGAGTACGGTGCGGCGAGCCGGTTCGTCTCCGCACGGTGTGAGGACGAGGTTGTCTGCCTGCTCGCGCGGATTCGGGAACACGCGGCGAGCGACGGTGCGGACGCCTTCTCGGCCTGGCAGAACGCGGAGGTCGTCACCGGCGCGGAGCGGTACTACCGCGCCATGGTCGGGGGTGGACCAGAGTCGTGGAACGTCCGGGACCACCACATGGCCGACACGCTCGACCGGTTGCTGGATCGCTACGGCCCCGGGGCGCGTGGGGTGGTGTGGGCCCACAACACCCACATCGGGGACGCGCGGGCAACCGACATGGCCGCCGACGGCATGGTGAACCTCGGCCAGCTGGCCCGGGACCGGTACGGCCGGGACGATGTGGTCCTGGTCGGCTTCGGTAGCCATCGGGGCACGGTGGTCGCCGCGCCGCACTGGGGCTCGCCGGCCGAGAAGATGATCGTTCCACCGGCCCGGGAGGGCTCGGTGGAGCGGCGCCTGCACGACCTGCTGCCCGAGCAGGCGGTGCTGGTCTTCGGCGGTGCCGACCAGCCGGACTGGGTCACCGAGCCGTTGGACCACCGGGCGATCGGTGTGGTCTACAACCCCTCCTCCGAGTCCTGGGGTAACTATCAGCCGACGCGGCTGGGGGAGCGATACGACGGGTTCGTCTGGTGTGACGAGGCGACCGCCCTGGACCCGCTCCCCGCTCGGGGTGCCCGCGGTGAGCTGGAGACGTACCCGGCCGGGGTGTAG
- a CDS encoding DUF2795 domain-containing protein yields MTVSGAQLQEYIATLDYPVSREDLVRWGQENGVGTELLQVLRLLPEESFDSSAELSEALNPLG; encoded by the coding sequence ATGACCGTCTCCGGCGCGCAGTTGCAGGAGTACATCGCCACCCTCGACTACCCTGTCTCCCGCGAGGACCTGGTCCGGTGGGGCCAGGAGAACGGGGTGGGCACGGAGCTGTTGCAGGTGCTGCGGCTGCTTCCGGAGGAGAGTTTCGACTCCTCGGCCGAGCTGTCCGAGGCGCTGAACCCGCTCGGCTAG
- a CDS encoding right-handed parallel beta-helix repeat-containing protein: MGPGLGPATVTGAPAPDRERPHSDRYTDKGDGTWMGAWGVAGDPGWHGTRHRDGAESKKRTDKKEKYTTVPCDSDALIAAITAANAAGGGRLSLAEKCRYTLTINLDGNGLPEILAPIKIRGNGATIVRAANAEAFRIVTVGIGGDLELRDLRIKGGQSEGDGGGIFVEAGGRLRLDHVTMADNISTGDDGDGGGIANEGQSTIVHSTITQNISANDGGGVHNDGNGSVTIKKSVIAKNQAGDTGGGVENDGAAIKIAYSVVHGNNAVDDGGGVYTCAGVTTISRTVVSDNHAGDTSGGVGHEVGVSGHMTDVTIRRNTAGTTGGGIAVEGDGSTVTVADSKIVENNAVAGAGGGVWIEDDDSGNEVTIRRTTISRNQATSAGATGGGIYNGTNTTMALNNTRVIDNLANTAPGGIDNRGTITVAGKVVIVGNRPTNCAGSPNPVPTCAG, from the coding sequence ATGGGGCCCGGACTGGGACCGGCGACGGTCACCGGTGCTCCGGCCCCGGACCGGGAGCGCCCCCACAGCGACCGATACACGGACAAGGGCGACGGCACCTGGATGGGCGCGTGGGGAGTCGCCGGCGACCCCGGCTGGCACGGCACCCGGCACCGCGACGGCGCGGAGAGCAAGAAGCGCACCGACAAGAAGGAGAAGTACACCACCGTGCCGTGTGACTCGGACGCCTTGATCGCGGCGATCACGGCGGCGAACGCCGCCGGTGGCGGGCGCCTCTCCCTGGCCGAGAAGTGTCGGTACACGCTGACCATCAACCTGGACGGCAACGGCCTGCCGGAAATCCTCGCGCCGATCAAGATCCGTGGAAACGGCGCCACCATCGTCCGGGCCGCCAACGCGGAGGCCTTCCGCATCGTCACTGTCGGCATCGGAGGCGACCTGGAGCTACGTGACCTCCGGATCAAGGGCGGGCAGAGTGAAGGGGACGGTGGCGGGATCTTCGTCGAGGCGGGGGGCCGACTCCGACTGGACCACGTCACGATGGCCGACAACATCTCCACCGGCGACGACGGCGACGGCGGTGGGATCGCCAACGAGGGGCAGAGCACGATCGTGCACAGCACGATCACCCAGAACATCTCCGCGAACGATGGCGGGGGGGTCCACAACGACGGCAACGGCAGCGTGACCATCAAGAAGTCCGTGATCGCCAAGAATCAGGCGGGGGACACCGGAGGGGGTGTGGAGAACGACGGTGCCGCCATCAAGATCGCCTACAGCGTGGTGCACGGCAACAACGCCGTCGACGACGGCGGCGGCGTCTACACCTGTGCGGGGGTGACAACGATCTCGCGCACCGTCGTCTCCGACAACCATGCCGGCGACACGAGCGGCGGTGTTGGCCACGAGGTCGGCGTCAGCGGGCACATGACCGACGTCACGATCCGCCGCAACACGGCCGGCACCACCGGTGGCGGCATCGCGGTGGAGGGCGACGGATCCACGGTCACCGTCGCGGACAGCAAGATTGTCGAGAACAACGCCGTGGCCGGGGCCGGCGGCGGCGTCTGGATCGAGGATGACGACAGCGGCAACGAGGTAACCATCCGGCGCACCACGATCAGCCGCAACCAGGCCACGAGTGCGGGCGCCACGGGTGGCGGCATCTACAACGGCACGAACACCACCATGGCGTTGAACAACACCCGCGTCATCGACAACCTCGCCAACACCGCGCCGGGAGGGATAGACAACCGCGGCACGATCACGGTGGCCGGCAAGGTCGTCATCGTTGGCAACCGGCCCACCAACTGCGCCGGCAGCCCCAACCCCGTCCCGACGTGCGCCGGCTGA
- the erm gene encoding ErmE/ErmH/ErmO/ErmR family 23S rRNA (adenine(2058)-N(6))-methyltransferase yields MAPRRTRVTERDRSRRVLSQNFLVDPAAVNRLTRAAQPDPDRLLLEVGAGRGQLTRLLAARSRHLIAYEVDPVNAAELARSCAGLPTVTCRQADFLTASPPRAPFDVVGNIPWSLTSAVVRWCLAAPGLRAATLLTQLEYARKRSGDYGRWTRLTVRSWPEFSWRLAGRVPRTAFRPTPRVDAGILRIERRREPLLPVAALPAYRRMVELGFDGVGGSLAASLGRRHPRVRVAAALRATRLDPAPPVGQVWPEQWLALFRLLRPS; encoded by the coding sequence GTGGCGCCCCGCCGTACCCGAGTAACCGAACGCGACCGGTCCCGTCGCGTACTCTCTCAGAACTTTCTCGTTGATCCGGCCGCGGTCAACCGGCTGACCCGGGCGGCCCAGCCCGACCCGGACCGCCTCCTGCTGGAGGTGGGTGCCGGGCGTGGCCAGTTGACCCGGCTGCTCGCCGCCCGCAGCCGTCACCTCATCGCCTACGAGGTAGACCCGGTCAACGCTGCCGAACTGGCCCGGAGCTGCGCGGGTCTGCCCACCGTGACCTGTCGGCAGGCCGACTTCCTGACCGCCTCGCCGCCGCGGGCGCCGTTCGACGTGGTCGGCAACATCCCGTGGTCGCTGACCTCGGCCGTGGTCCGATGGTGTCTGGCTGCGCCGGGCCTACGCGCGGCCACCCTGCTCACCCAACTCGAGTACGCCCGCAAGCGCAGCGGTGACTACGGGCGGTGGACGCGGTTGACCGTGCGTAGCTGGCCGGAGTTCAGCTGGCGGCTGGCCGGGAGGGTACCCCGTACGGCGTTCCGTCCGACACCGCGGGTGGACGCCGGCATCCTGCGTATCGAGCGCCGCCGGGAGCCGCTGCTGCCGGTGGCGGCTCTGCCCGCGTACCGCCGGATGGTCGAGTTGGGCTTCGACGGCGTTGGCGGCTCGCTCGCGGCATCACTGGGCCGCCGCCATCCACGGGTGCGAGTGGCGGCGGCGTTGCGCGCGACTCGACTCGATCCGGCGCCCCCGGTCGGTCAGGTCTGGCCGGAGCAGTGGCTGGCGCTGTTCCGCCTGCTACGCCCTTCGTGA
- a CDS encoding Gfo/Idh/MocA family protein, producing MVRFGLFGTGHWAGGTHGAGLAAHPRTDLVGVWGRDPAKAAALAEQYGVPAFDDADALIEACDAVAIALPPDVQVELATRAAEAGRHLLLDKPLALTLDDADRLVATAGAAGVASLVFFTQRYHQNVTNFLTATAADGGWQHAEATLFTSIFQPGSPYAGSTWRREHGGLWDIGPHALSLILPVMGRVTRVAAMDGPRGLVHLLLNHDNGATSRLSLTLDAPSGAVRRDIVFYGESGIETVPYGNDTLAGAFGTAIDQLLAEIDSGTRDHRLDVRFGREVVAILAAAETARAESRTVEVPVQPSSTS from the coding sequence GTGGTGCGGTTCGGGTTGTTCGGTACCGGGCACTGGGCGGGCGGGACGCACGGAGCGGGTCTGGCTGCCCATCCCCGTACCGACTTGGTCGGTGTCTGGGGGCGGGATCCGGCCAAGGCCGCCGCGCTCGCCGAGCAGTACGGCGTGCCGGCGTTCGACGACGCCGACGCCCTCATCGAGGCGTGCGACGCCGTGGCGATCGCGCTGCCGCCGGATGTGCAGGTCGAGCTGGCGACCCGGGCCGCCGAGGCGGGACGGCACCTGCTGCTCGACAAGCCGCTCGCACTGACCCTCGACGACGCCGACCGGCTGGTCGCCACGGCGGGGGCCGCCGGCGTTGCCTCGCTGGTCTTCTTCACCCAGCGCTATCACCAGAACGTCACCAACTTCCTCACCGCCACCGCCGCGGACGGCGGCTGGCAACACGCCGAGGCGACCCTCTTCACCTCGATCTTCCAGCCCGGCAGCCCGTACGCGGGCTCTACCTGGCGGCGTGAGCACGGTGGGCTCTGGGACATTGGTCCGCACGCGCTGTCACTGATCCTGCCGGTCATGGGTCGGGTCACCCGGGTCGCGGCGATGGACGGCCCCCGGGGTCTGGTGCACCTGCTGCTCAACCACGACAACGGCGCAACGAGCAGACTGTCGCTCACCCTGGACGCGCCCAGCGGAGCGGTTCGCCGGGACATCGTCTTCTACGGCGAGAGCGGCATCGAGACTGTTCCCTACGGTAACGACACGCTGGCCGGGGCGTTCGGGACGGCGATCGACCAGCTCCTGGCGGAGATCGACTCGGGAACCCGGGATCACCGCCTCGACGTCCGGTTCGGTCGTGAGGTGGTGGCCATCCTGGCGGCGGCCGAGACGGCCCGCGCCGAGTCCCGCACCGTTGAGGTTCCCGTGCAACCATCCAGCACGTCCTGA
- the fabG gene encoding 3-oxoacyl-ACP reductase FabG: MSEQRVAIVTGAARGIGAATARRLAADGLAVAVVDIDESATGDTVAAIAAAGGRALGVGADVSDRAQVEAAVERVAADLGAPTVLVNNAGVLRDNLLFKMSDADWETVLGVHLRGAFLFSQATQQHMVEQRWGRIVNLSSISALGNRGQANYATAKAGLQGFTKTLAIELGPFGVTVNAVAPGFIVTDMTAATAARMKIDFETLQKHAEAEIPVRRVGRPEDIAHTISFLASAGASFVSGQVIYVAGGPKD, from the coding sequence ATGTCGGAGCAGCGGGTCGCGATCGTGACCGGCGCGGCACGGGGCATCGGGGCGGCCACCGCCCGGCGGCTGGCCGCCGACGGGTTGGCCGTCGCCGTGGTGGACATCGACGAGTCCGCGACCGGTGATACCGTCGCGGCCATCGCCGCCGCGGGTGGGCGGGCGCTTGGCGTCGGCGCGGACGTGTCGGACCGGGCCCAGGTGGAGGCAGCCGTCGAGCGGGTCGCCGCCGATCTCGGCGCGCCCACCGTTCTGGTGAACAATGCCGGTGTTCTGCGGGACAACCTGCTGTTCAAGATGTCCGATGCCGACTGGGAAACCGTGCTGGGCGTGCACCTGCGGGGTGCCTTCCTGTTCAGCCAGGCCACCCAGCAGCACATGGTCGAGCAGCGGTGGGGCCGGATCGTCAACCTCTCCAGCATCTCCGCACTCGGCAACCGGGGCCAGGCGAACTACGCCACCGCCAAGGCCGGACTGCAGGGCTTCACGAAGACCCTCGCGATCGAGTTGGGCCCGTTCGGGGTGACGGTCAACGCGGTCGCTCCGGGTTTCATCGTCACCGACATGACCGCGGCGACCGCCGCCCGAATGAAGATTGACTTCGAGACGCTACAGAAACACGCTGAGGCGGAGATTCCAGTCCGCCGGGTGGGCCGTCCGGAGGACATCGCCCACACCATCTCGTTCCTGGCCAGTGCGGGCGCGTCGTTCGTCTCCGGGCAGGTCATCTACGTCGCCGGCGGGCCGAAGGACTGA
- a CDS encoding carbohydrate-binding protein yields MHTPPGAPAALPARRRKRLALALFTALTTTALAGVAVTANAAVPTPEPGWSLVWSDDFDGAAGTLPSSANWIIDVGTSYPGGPPNWGTGEIQTYTDSTANLSHDGAGNLRITPLRDSSGGWTSARIETVRTDFKPPSGGVLAIEGRLQVPNVTGAPAAGYWPAFWALGSPYRGNYQNWPSVGEFDVMENVNGINSVWGVLHCGFAPGGPCDEFNGIGASRTCPGATCQSAFHTYRFEWDASVSPQELRWYVDGEQYHTVTQTRVGEPAWSQMTSHDGYFLLLNVAMGGAFPNGVAGGTTPTAATVPGRPMLVDYVAVYSRGAGTAPPTTAPPTTAPPTTAPPGGVRDAYATIEAESFDGQNGVRVEDATEGGENIGYLRNGDWARYDNVEFGATPPRDFVARVASGAGGGVSGLVEVRLDSPTSPPIGSFAIGSTGGWQSWRSVPGNVTGPTGRHTVYLTFTSGQPNDFVNVNWFTFRR; encoded by the coding sequence ATGCACACGCCACCCGGGGCGCCTGCCGCCCTGCCCGCGAGACGCCGGAAGCGACTGGCGCTGGCGCTATTCACCGCCCTCACCACCACCGCACTGGCCGGTGTCGCGGTCACCGCGAACGCCGCCGTGCCCACACCCGAGCCCGGCTGGAGTCTGGTCTGGAGCGACGACTTCGACGGTGCGGCCGGCACCCTGCCGTCCTCGGCCAACTGGATCATCGATGTCGGCACCAGCTACCCCGGTGGTCCGCCCAACTGGGGCACCGGCGAGATCCAGACGTATACCGACAGCACCGCCAACCTCAGTCACGACGGTGCGGGCAACCTACGGATCACCCCGCTGCGCGACTCGTCCGGTGGGTGGACCTCGGCCCGGATCGAGACCGTGCGGACCGACTTCAAGCCGCCGTCCGGAGGCGTCCTCGCGATCGAGGGTCGACTCCAGGTGCCGAACGTGACCGGAGCCCCGGCGGCCGGCTACTGGCCGGCGTTCTGGGCGCTCGGGTCGCCATACCGGGGTAACTACCAGAACTGGCCGAGCGTCGGCGAGTTCGACGTGATGGAGAACGTCAACGGGATCAACTCGGTGTGGGGCGTGCTGCACTGCGGCTTCGCGCCGGGCGGGCCGTGCGACGAGTTCAACGGCATCGGTGCCTCCCGAACCTGCCCGGGGGCCACCTGTCAGTCGGCGTTCCACACCTACCGGTTCGAGTGGGACGCCTCGGTCAGCCCGCAGGAGCTGCGCTGGTACGTCGACGGTGAGCAATACCACACGGTGACGCAGACCCGGGTCGGCGAACCGGCCTGGTCGCAGATGACCAGCCACGACGGCTACTTCCTGTTGCTCAACGTGGCGATGGGTGGCGCCTTCCCGAATGGTGTCGCCGGGGGAACCACCCCGACCGCCGCGACGGTGCCGGGCCGGCCGATGCTCGTTGACTACGTCGCCGTCTACAGCCGGGGCGCCGGTACCGCCCCGCCGACCACGGCCCCGCCGACCACGGCTCCACCGACCACCGCCCCGCCCGGTGGGGTGCGGGACGCGTACGCGACGATCGAGGCCGAGTCGTTCGACGGTCAGAACGGTGTTCGGGTGGAGGACGCCACCGAGGGTGGGGAGAACATCGGCTACCTGCGCAACGGTGACTGGGCCCGGTACGACAACGTCGAGTTCGGGGCCACCCCACCACGGGACTTTGTCGCTCGGGTTGCCTCCGGCGCCGGTGGTGGGGTGAGCGGGTTGGTCGAAGTGCGCCTGGACAGCCCGACCAGCCCACCGATCGGCAGCTTCGCGATCGGCAGCACCGGCGGCTGGCAGAGCTGGCGTTCGGTGCCCGGCAACGTCACCGGCCCCACCGGCCGCCATACCGTTTATCTGACCTTCACCAGCGGCCAGCCGAACGATTTCGTCAACGTCAACTGGTTCACCTTCCGTCGGTGA
- a CDS encoding FAD-dependent oxidoreductase → MAERLIVIGGDAAGMAAASQARRRRGPDDLEIIAFERGRFTSYSACGIPYWISGLVPQRDQLVARDPTTFRDRFDIGVRLRHEVTTVDLDRREVVARDLANGGEVRERFDTLVYATGAHPLRPAWARTGVDGVFGVQTLDDGAALRDWLDADPRPSQAVVVGGGYIGVEMAEALIQRGLAVTLVEKAKQPMSTVDPDMAKLVNDAMRGVGVQIQTDLEVTGLQERNGRVCAVLTSDGPIPADLVVLGLGVRPNVALAEAAGLPIGPSGALRVDRRMRVPGVDDVWAAGDCVECLHRVSGLPVHIPLGTHANKQGRVAGVNIGGGYATFPGVIGTAVIKVCDLEVGRTGLREQDAAAAGFEFVSVITESTNRAGYFPGSRPMTVKLIAERPTGRLLGAQIVGWSEAAKRIDALAVALWNGMTVDDMTALDLGYAPPYSPVWDPVLIAARKAVEALGR, encoded by the coding sequence GTGGCAGAACGGTTGATCGTCATCGGCGGCGATGCCGCCGGGATGGCGGCGGCGTCCCAGGCCCGCCGCCGCCGTGGCCCGGACGACCTGGAGATCATTGCCTTTGAGCGGGGCCGGTTCACGTCCTACTCGGCGTGCGGCATCCCGTACTGGATCAGCGGCCTAGTGCCACAACGCGACCAGCTCGTCGCCCGCGATCCGACAACGTTCCGAGATCGGTTCGACATCGGTGTCCGGCTACGCCACGAGGTCACCACCGTCGACCTCGACCGGCGCGAGGTGGTCGCCCGGGACCTGGCCAACGGCGGCGAGGTCCGCGAGCGATTCGACACCCTGGTCTATGCGACCGGCGCCCACCCGCTGCGGCCCGCGTGGGCGCGCACCGGGGTGGACGGCGTCTTCGGCGTGCAGACCCTCGACGACGGCGCCGCTCTCCGGGACTGGCTGGACGCAGATCCGCGGCCCAGCCAGGCGGTCGTGGTCGGCGGGGGCTATATCGGAGTCGAGATGGCCGAAGCGCTGATCCAGCGCGGGCTGGCGGTAACCCTGGTCGAGAAGGCCAAGCAACCGATGTCGACCGTGGACCCCGACATGGCCAAGCTGGTCAACGACGCCATGCGCGGAGTGGGGGTGCAGATCCAGACCGACCTGGAGGTGACCGGCTTACAGGAACGAAACGGGCGGGTCTGCGCGGTGCTCACCTCTGACGGGCCGATCCCCGCCGACCTGGTCGTACTCGGCCTCGGTGTCCGCCCCAACGTCGCGCTCGCCGAGGCCGCGGGGCTACCGATCGGGCCCAGCGGGGCACTGCGGGTGGACCGGCGTATGCGGGTGCCCGGAGTCGACGACGTGTGGGCCGCCGGTGACTGCGTGGAGTGCCTGCACCGGGTCAGCGGATTGCCCGTACACATACCGCTCGGCACGCACGCCAACAAGCAGGGCCGGGTCGCCGGCGTCAACATCGGCGGCGGGTACGCGACCTTTCCCGGGGTCATCGGCACCGCGGTGATCAAGGTTTGCGACCTGGAGGTCGGCCGCACCGGGCTCCGGGAGCAGGACGCCGCGGCAGCGGGGTTCGAGTTCGTCTCGGTGATCACCGAGTCCACCAACCGGGCCGGCTACTTCCCCGGCTCCCGCCCGATGACCGTCAAGCTCATCGCCGAACGGCCCACCGGGCGGCTCCTCGGCGCGCAGATCGTGGGCTGGTCGGAGGCGGCGAAGCGGATCGACGCCCTGGCCGTGGCGCTCTGGAACGGCATGACGGTGGATGACATGACCGCTCTTGACCTCGGATACGCCCCGCCGTACTCCCCGGTCTGGGATCCGGTGCTGATCGCCGCACGTAAGGCCGTCGAAGCCCTCGGGCGGTGA
- the ddaH gene encoding dimethylargininase, giving the protein MDATRQRFLMCRPTYFAVDYAINPWMDPTAPVDADLAIRQWEQLRQTYRDLGHTVEEIAPLPGLPDMVFAANGGTVLGSKALAVQFRDPQRADEAPAYRAWFEAAGLEVHDPKHINEGEGDILLAGGHLLAGTGFRTAHPAHAQVQEVFGYPVLTMQLVDPRFYHLDTALTVLDEHTIAYLPEAFSPGSQAVLRRLFPDAVHASMADAVVLGLNAVSDGQHVVLPAQATDLAAKLRERGYQTIGVDLSELRKAGGGPKCCTLRLRQGGE; this is encoded by the coding sequence ATGGACGCCACCCGCCAGCGCTTCCTCATGTGCCGGCCGACATACTTCGCCGTCGACTACGCGATCAATCCGTGGATGGACCCGACCGCGCCGGTCGACGCCGACCTGGCGATCCGGCAGTGGGAGCAGCTACGCCAGACCTACCGGGACCTGGGCCACACCGTCGAGGAGATCGCTCCGCTGCCGGGCCTACCCGACATGGTCTTCGCCGCGAACGGCGGCACGGTCCTCGGCAGCAAGGCCTTGGCGGTGCAGTTCCGGGATCCACAGCGCGCCGACGAGGCACCCGCCTACCGTGCCTGGTTCGAAGCCGCCGGCCTCGAGGTACACGATCCGAAGCACATCAACGAGGGGGAGGGCGACATCCTGCTCGCCGGTGGCCACCTGCTCGCCGGCACCGGGTTCCGGACCGCGCACCCCGCCCATGCGCAGGTGCAGGAGGTCTTCGGCTACCCGGTCCTCACCATGCAGCTGGTGGACCCCCGCTTCTACCACCTGGACACCGCGTTGACCGTGCTCGACGAACACACCATCGCGTACCTCCCCGAGGCCTTCTCCCCCGGCAGCCAGGCGGTGCTGCGCCGACTCTTCCCGGACGCCGTACACGCCAGCATGGCCGACGCCGTGGTCCTGGGCCTCAACGCGGTCAGCGACGGCCAGCACGTCGTACTGCCGGCGCAGGCCACCGACTTGGCGGCGAAGCTGCGGGAGCGGGGCTACCAGACGATCGGGGTCGACCTGTCCGAGCTGCGTAAGGCCGGCGGCGGCCCGAAGTGCTGCACGTTGCGACTCCGACAGGGAGGCGAATAG
- the rocD gene encoding ornithine--oxo-acid transaminase translates to MIEEEVRTPAAVRDAQRWTAHNYHPLPVVVSSAEGAWVTDVDGRRYLDCLAGYSALNFGHRHPKLVEAAHAQLDRLTLTSRAFSHDRFADFCRELSQLCGKELVLPMNTGAEAVETGIKVARKWGYRVKGVAAEQANIVVAEGNFHGRTTTIVSFSTDEDARADFGPYTPGFRCVAYGDLDALTAAIDENTVAVLLEPIQGEQGVIVPPAGYLPGVRRICTERNVLLLADEIQSGLGRTGTTFACEHEDVVPDMYLLGKALGGGIVPVSAVAADAGVLGVLQPGQHGSTFGGNPLAAAVATEVVRLLATGEFQRRSAELGARLHAKLQALVGRGLLAVRGRGLWAGLDIDPALMSGREASERLMTRGVLAKDTHGSTIRLAPPLVITEEELDHAVAQLAAILAE, encoded by the coding sequence ATGATCGAAGAAGAGGTGCGGACGCCCGCCGCCGTACGCGATGCGCAACGGTGGACAGCGCACAACTACCATCCGCTGCCGGTGGTCGTCTCCTCGGCCGAGGGCGCCTGGGTGACCGACGTGGACGGCCGGCGCTACCTGGACTGCCTGGCCGGCTACTCGGCGCTCAACTTCGGGCATCGCCACCCGAAGTTGGTCGAGGCCGCGCACGCCCAGCTGGACCGACTCACCCTGACCAGCCGCGCCTTCAGTCACGACCGGTTCGCCGACTTCTGTCGGGAGTTGTCCCAGCTCTGCGGCAAGGAGCTGGTACTGCCGATGAACACCGGGGCCGAGGCCGTCGAGACCGGTATCAAGGTGGCCCGCAAGTGGGGCTACCGGGTCAAGGGGGTCGCGGCGGAGCAGGCGAACATTGTGGTGGCCGAGGGCAACTTCCACGGCCGCACCACCACCATCGTCAGCTTCTCCACGGACGAGGACGCCCGCGCCGACTTCGGGCCGTACACGCCGGGCTTCCGCTGCGTCGCCTACGGCGACCTGGACGCGCTGACCGCCGCCATCGACGAGAACACCGTCGCGGTGCTGCTCGAGCCGATCCAGGGCGAGCAGGGGGTCATCGTGCCACCGGCCGGCTACCTGCCGGGGGTGCGGCGGATCTGCACCGAGCGGAACGTGCTCCTGCTCGCCGACGAGATCCAGTCCGGCCTGGGCCGCACCGGCACCACGTTCGCCTGCGAACACGAGGATGTCGTGCCGGACATGTACCTGCTCGGCAAGGCGCTCGGCGGCGGTATCGTGCCGGTCTCGGCCGTCGCGGCGGATGCCGGGGTGCTCGGGGTGCTCCAGCCGGGCCAGCACGGCTCCACCTTCGGCGGCAACCCCCTCGCCGCCGCGGTCGCCACCGAGGTGGTCCGGCTCCTGGCCACCGGCGAGTTCCAACGCCGCTCCGCCGAGCTCGGCGCCCGGTTGCACGCCAAGCTCCAGGCGCTGGTCGGTAGGGGCCTGCTCGCGGTCCGGGGCCGCGGGCTCTGGGCTGGCCTGGACATCGATCCGGCCCTGATGAGCGGGCGGGAGGCGAGCGAACGGCTGATGACCCGCGGTGTCCTCGCCAAGGACACCCACGGCTCCACCATCCGCCTGGCCCCGCCCCTGGTCATCACCGAGGAAGAGCTCGACCACGCGGTGGCGCAGCTCGCTGCGATCCTCGCCGAATAA